DNA from Campylobacter sp. RM5004:
GACTTACACAATGCTTTAGGCTCGATTAAACCTAGCGAGTTTGTTTTAAGCTCAACTACTAGCAATGAAGATGCTTGTGTTATTGATTATCCTAAGATTATTAAGCAAGAGAGTGATTTTGCCTTAGTTCAAACGCTTGATTTTATTGCACCTATTGTTGATAATGCTTATGATTATGCTGTAATTGCTGCGGCAAATTCTCTAAGCGATGTTTTTGCAATGGGAGCAAAGCTTATTAGTGCTTTAAATATTGTAGCTTTTAGCGATTGCTTGCCTAAGGCTATGCTAAGCGAAATGATAGCAGGGCTTAACGATACTATAAATAAGGCTGGTGGATTTTGTGCTGGTGGGCATACGATTAGCTCAAAGGAAGTTTTTTTAGGTCTTAGTGCAACTGGCTATGTAAAAAAAGATGAGTTTTTAAGCAATAATACTGCTAAAATAAATGATGTTTTAATTGCTACAAAACCACTTGGAACAAGCCTTAGTGCAATGGCTATTAAAGCTGATATTGATAATGATTTTAGCGAATGTATAAATGGTATGAAGAGCTTAAATAATAAAGCTTTAGAAGTTTTAAAAGATATTAAAATCAATGCTTGCACTGATATTACAGGCTTTGGTTTATTAGGTCATTTAAGCGAAATGCTAAACGATGCAATTAGCATTGAAGTTGAAAGCTCGGCGATAAGGTATTATAAAAACACTTTAGAATTCGCTGCTTTAGGATTGTTTGGGGCTGCTAGTTATTCAAATAAATCTAGTTTAAAAGGCATTGTAAAATCATTTTTAGAAGATGATTTGTTGCTTTATTCACCTGAGACAAGTGGTGGGCTAATAATAAGTCTAAGCCAAAAAGATAGCCAAAAAGCACTGGATTTGCTAAATAACGCAGGTATAAATGCCTATGCTTTTGCAAATATTACTCAAAGACAAAACGAAAAAATCATAATCTATTAAGGAATTTAAAATAGGAATTAGATGATTGATAGTGTGATTTATTGCTTCAAATGGACTTTATATTATTTGCATGAATATAGATTTACTATAATGTTAGTAATGTTTTTTAGTTTTTTTACTTTTTATGTATTCTTTATAAAAAAACTTGAAATTTTTATAAAAGGTAAAAATAAAAAACTTAAAGAATTAGAAAAAACAAATAAAGAATATCAAGAAAGTTTAGAATATTACGAATCAATAACGCAAAAGTATAAAGATAAAATCAAAGCTTACGAACAAGATATTCAAACCCTAGTGCAAGAAAAACCAAAGCTAAATCTACAAGCAAATTACGAAAAAGGCAAAATATACGAATATAAAATAAAGTTATATTATGAGAGTTTAGGTTATAGAGTATTTCCAAACGGATATATTAATGGTAAGCGTGATGGCGGAGTGGATTTGATTGCTTATAAAGGTAGTGAAGTAAGACTAATTCAAACGAAATGTTATAAAAATCCTCCAAGACAGCATTTGTTAAGATTATTTGTAGGAGATTGCACTTTACATATTAAGAAAAATATTAAATTTTTAAAAAATAAAGATATTTACAAAGATTTTATTACAAGTTGCGAAGAGATTGATTATGGAGTAAGTGAATTTTTGAAAGAAAATCCCGAAGAAATAAATTATCAAATCAAAAGATTTGCTAACGAATAAATAAATCATATTTATTTAATTTAATGCCTAAAAGAATTTAACCTACAAGATATTTTTAAAATTCCTATTTCAAATTCTTTTTAATTTTGTGGAATTTAAAATCGGAATTACGAGTTAATTTCATATCTTATTTTTATAATTTTAAGCTTTTATTAAGAATGGGGGGGGGTATTATTCTTCTTTTAAATTATTATTAGGAGATTTTATGAAAAAATTAGCTTTTTCATTAATTTGTGCAAATGTTTTTGCGAGTAATTTTGTTGGCTTGGATATTTATGGAAGCAGGGTTGCTGAAGAAAATGGAGTTAGCTTAGAAGATAGCTTTGTTGGTAGAGCAGATTTATATGTAAATAAATTTTATACAAATGAAGAAAATCATTTTGTATATGATATTAGATTTACTCATGCCGAAATTGATAGTGATTTTATAAATTCATACAATGTTAAAGGCAAAATCAAAGATAGTTTTAATAGTTTTTCAGCTCTTGGTGGTTATGGAATGTTGGTTAGTAATGATGTATCTTTATCATTTTTAGGTGGCTTAGGTTATGCTAGTAGAAGTTTTAAAACTAAGTTTTACAACATTAGTTTAAATGATATTAATGTTAGTGCTAATTCAATGTTTTTAAAGACAGGTGTTGCTGCTAGAAAACAATTTGAGAATAATTTTACAATGAGTGGTGGTGTGTATTTAAAATATTATTTTGACACTATAAAAGAAAAAGATTTGAATGCAGAATTTGATATTTCTTTAGGCTACACATTTGCAAACAATATTTATGCAGGAGTAAAATTTGCTTATGTTAATGATATTAGCAAAGGCGGTAGTGCAGGACTTGGATTAAGCTATAAATTCTAAGATTTACTCAAGCCTTTAAAGGTTTGAGTAAAAATATTTTAATAATCAATTAGTTCTACATAAACTTGCTCTTTATCATCGGTGTAATAAGTTTTATATTCTATTGTAGTTTCGCTTTCTCCACCATTTACAACTATGCCTTTTATCTTGCCATCTATTATTTTACTGCTTAATTCGTTTGGCATAGTTGGATAAACAAATTTCAAATTAGCATTACAATATCTTGCTCTATCATCTTCGTTTTTTAGTGTTACAAAGCTAGAAAAATCCATCTTAACATTAGTGCTTACATATTTTATTATTTGATTTAATAAATCAATTACGGGCTTATAAGCATTTGCTGCGTAGCTTTCGGCAAAATTACCATTATATGAATAATCATAATCTTTAAACTCTTGTACTTTAATTATCGTATCTTCTACTTCATCTTGAAATGCTTTAATAACGCCGTATTTAAATATTACTTCAGGAGCATTTTTTCTTATAAGCTCTTCTAGGACTTCAAGCACTAATTCATCATTACATTTTGGTTTGTTATCAAAAAAAAGAAAAATTAAAAGCACTTAAATATGTGCTTAAAAATAAACTAATTATTATTTTTTTCATTGTTGCCCCTATTATCTTCAAATATTTTTGCAATTGCTTGAGAGATATTTTCATTATTTGGGTTGTTGTCTAATAT
Protein-coding regions in this window:
- a CDS encoding restriction endonuclease, producing MIDSVIYCFKWTLYYLHEYRFTIMLVMFFSFFTFYVFFIKKLEIFIKGKNKKLKELEKTNKEYQESLEYYESITQKYKDKIKAYEQDIQTLVQEKPKLNLQANYEKGKIYEYKIKLYYESLGYRVFPNGYINGKRDGGVDLIAYKGSEVRLIQTKCYKNPPRQHLLRLFVGDCTLHIKKNIKFLKNKDIYKDFITSCEEIDYGVSEFLKENPEEINYQIKRFANE